From Verrucomicrobia bacterium S94, the proteins below share one genomic window:
- a CDS encoding type II/IV secretion system protein, which yields MALNHEIEKLLENIDKKPEQGLDDILKDMVDEGAVKVDLEGLDSGNLDDAAADAEEAPVIRIVNSILIEALRKGASDIHIEPMEKSLRLRNRVDGVLYESSSPPKNLQNAIISRLKIMSQLDIAERRIPQDGRFKIKALGKEVDVRMSILPTVHGEKIVMRILDKSALVPSLEALNLDQLSLENFEYALAQPYGMILVTGPTGSGKTTTLYSALQELNDTGTNIITTENPVEYQLEGINQVQINPAVGLTFASALRSILRQDPDVVMVGEIRDRETATIAVEAALTGHMVLSTLHTNDAAGAIARLVDMGIEPFMLSSSLLLTQAQRLYRKLCPTCKKPIDIPTEVLKRNRIDPSTMQDVQFYESVGCPKCNSIGYKGRGGVMEILLIDDVLRNTILTNSEADAIKRIAIENGMRTLRQAGLDRVREGLTSIEEIMRVTSEH from the coding sequence GTGGCACTGAACCATGAAATTGAAAAGCTTCTGGAAAATATCGATAAAAAACCGGAACAGGGGCTGGATGACATTCTCAAGGACATGGTCGATGAAGGTGCCGTTAAGGTTGACCTCGAAGGTCTCGACAGCGGCAACCTCGACGATGCGGCTGCCGATGCCGAAGAAGCACCGGTCATCCGTATTGTGAATTCGATTCTCATCGAAGCACTCCGCAAAGGCGCTTCGGACATCCACATTGAACCCATGGAAAAATCGCTTCGCCTGCGCAACCGTGTAGACGGCGTTCTCTATGAATCCTCCAGTCCGCCGAAAAACCTGCAGAATGCGATCATTTCCCGTCTGAAAATTATGTCGCAGCTCGATATCGCCGAACGCCGGATTCCGCAGGACGGCCGCTTCAAAATCAAAGCACTGGGCAAAGAAGTCGACGTCCGTATGAGCATCCTTCCCACCGTTCACGGCGAAAAGATTGTAATGCGTATTCTCGACAAAAGCGCTCTTGTTCCGAGCCTTGAAGCGCTGAACCTCGATCAGCTGTCACTCGAAAACTTTGAATATGCACTGGCACAGCCGTACGGAATGATCCTTGTTACCGGTCCGACGGGTTCCGGTAAAACCACCACCCTTTACTCCGCCCTGCAGGAACTCAACGACACCGGCACCAATATCATCACCACAGAAAACCCGGTGGAATACCAGCTTGAAGGGATTAACCAGGTGCAGATCAACCCCGCCGTGGGATTAACCTTTGCCTCGGCACTGCGCTCTATTCTACGTCAGGACCCGGACGTAGTGATGGTGGGTGAGATTCGCGACCGGGAAACCGCCACCATCGCCGTTGAAGCGGCATTAACCGGTCATATGGTATTGAGCACGCTGCACACCAACGATGCCGCCGGCGCCATCGCGCGTCTGGTGGATATGGGAATCGAACCGTTTATGCTGTCCTCTTCGCTCCTGCTGACGCAGGCGCAGCGTCTGTACCGCAAACTCTGTCCGACCTGCAAAAAGCCGATAGATATCCCCACCGAAGTCCTTAAGCGCAACCGCATCGATCCCTCCACCATGCAGGATGTCCAGTTCTACGAAAGCGTCGGCTGCCCGAAATGCAACAGCATCGGCTACAAAGGCCGCGGCGGCGTCATGGAGATTCTGCTTATCGACGATGTGCTCCGCAACACCATTCTTACCAACTCAGAGGCTGACGCTATTAAACGGATCGCCATCGAAAACGGCATGCGCACCCTGCGCCAGGCCGGTCTGGACCGCGTCCGTGAAGGGCTCACCTCAATTGAAGAAATTATGCGCGTAACAAGCGAACACTAA
- a CDS encoding type II secretion system F family protein has product MPKNPNKAKGSLPVVRGARKIRLKELSIYTRQVAAMLSSGMPLVQTLSAMEQQTANKNFKPVIQGIRARVEGGSMYSEALTFYPSIFDELYISMMRAGEVAGILPDVCDRVANFLESSNKLRAKVKSAMMYPSVVIVVAIGLSVALIMFVVPVFAEMFSDFGGDLPWLTQKLLDFSNLLTTYWYIALAVLCGLIYGFKSYYKTDRGQYKVDEMKLRFPILGELATKVAISRFASTFSQLLHSGVQIMESLEIVGLATGNRVIGDSLLAAKKTVEEGKPLSAALEPNKYYPRMLVHMLAAGEETGQVDEMMDKVSEFYDSEVETMVAGLTSMIEPLLMVFIGGIIGTIVVAMFLPIFKMSEVVM; this is encoded by the coding sequence ATGCCTAAAAATCCGAACAAAGCCAAAGGCAGTCTCCCGGTTGTGCGGGGGGCGCGTAAAATTCGACTCAAGGAACTCTCCATCTACACCCGGCAGGTCGCGGCCATGCTTTCCTCCGGCATGCCGCTGGTGCAGACCCTCTCCGCCATGGAGCAGCAGACCGCTAATAAAAATTTCAAACCGGTCATTCAGGGCATCCGCGCCCGGGTGGAAGGCGGTTCTATGTATTCCGAAGCACTCACCTTCTATCCCAGCATTTTCGATGAACTGTACATCAGTATGATGCGGGCCGGCGAAGTCGCCGGTATTCTTCCGGATGTCTGCGACCGGGTCGCCAACTTCCTTGAATCCAGCAACAAACTGCGGGCCAAGGTCAAATCCGCCATGATGTACCCGAGCGTCGTCATCGTGGTGGCCATCGGCCTCTCCGTTGCGCTGATCATGTTCGTGGTTCCCGTGTTTGCGGAAATGTTCTCCGATTTCGGCGGAGACCTTCCCTGGCTCACACAGAAACTGCTGGATTTCAGCAATCTGCTCACCACTTACTGGTATATTGCGCTGGCCGTTCTGTGCGGACTCATCTACGGCTTCAAGAGTTACTATAAAACCGATCGGGGCCAGTATAAAGTCGACGAAATGAAACTGCGCTTCCCCATCCTTGGAGAGCTGGCTACCAAAGTGGCCATCAGCCGCTTCGCCTCCACCTTTTCACAGCTCCTGCACAGCGGTGTGCAGATTATGGAGTCGCTGGAAATCGTCGGGCTGGCCACCGGTAACCGCGTCATTGGCGATTCCCTGCTCGCCGCGAAAAAGACCGTCGAAGAAGGGAAGCCGCTCTCCGCAGCCCTGGAACCCAATAAATACTACCCGCGCATGCTGGTTCATATGCTGGCCGCCGGGGAGGAAACCGGCCAGGTGGACGAAATGATGGATAAAGTCTCTGAGTTTTATGACAGCGAAGTGGAGACCATGGTTGCCGGTCTTACCTCGATGATTGAACCGCTGCTCATGGTTTTCATCGGCGGCATCATCGGCACCATAGTGGTGGCCATGTTCCTGCCGATCTTCAAGATGAGTGAAGTCGTAATGTAA